One genomic region from Macellibacteroides fermentans encodes:
- a CDS encoding SusC/RagA family TonB-linked outer membrane protein, with translation MKKLTFLFLCLVIGIGLATAQTRQITGTVISAEDDQPVIGASVVVKGTTTGTVTDFEGRFSLNVPSSAKTLVFSYIGMASQEVAITSNMRVLLKSDTQNLDEVVVTAYGGVMKKSTLSGAVSQIKGEKLTNLPVQSFDQAMAGKMAGVQVTQSSGLLADGVSVRIRGTNSISLSSQPLVVIDGVPVTETSNLNVFNSGNGTRFNPMATINPNDIESMEVLKDAAAAALFGSRAANGVLLITTKRGKEGKATVSYNGYVGVSEATRLPKLLGGQDFIDISNEKASNRWGEGTVIAAWDDNKTETNWLDKVFRTGFTHNHSISVSGGTEKITAYASADWADQKGITIGNDMQRGSVRLNTDVQANSWLKVGISANYSHTKNNGVLSDGYLAGATVAGYNALPTSAEYVDGKYNLVNGLLGPGNNKYSYKGVNTYLNSYYHPTATIELQRNRNTSERLLGNIYAEVTPIKGLKLTSKFNIDHLNNFEDQYSHPAINGLGKSYGGLVQDNIAFIKQWNWQNFANYNFVVNNDHTFNVMVGMEYQYRKYQDIYAGAGSFVFDTYQNILDGLYTENFSGGTMNSRGFSSYFGRLNYNWKNRYIVEASMRADAYSGFSKSGRVGYFPGASAAWRMKEEDFMKDIEIMNDLKVRASWGIVGNSNVDPYASRTLFAGGQYADINGVSMSQVGNDKLKWEQVEKIDLGFDVSFFDSRLTASFDYWRTNVKDMILDAPVIHIAGIPDSKITTNIGAMNNRGIELQLNSVNVTTSDFTWSSSLNLTTVKNKVTKLAGSDILGTASVIVGESLGVWRVYRYAGVDPETGRAGYYDANNKVKYYDPNYSVPTAQKWKYADGSLASPLGTSDLSVESGKTGTPKWYGNLDNTVKYKDFDFTLGLQFAGGHYLLNQTSNGLMTTLLNNNIERIKDRWTTVGQVTDIPKLYHGDRVSLPANSTLWLEKADFLRVRDITIGYNLPKSLITKAGISMLRVYVRGSNLAVLTGYTGTDPEISTNRNSNYSVGFDNRSVPYPRTFTFGLNITL, from the coding sequence ATGAAAAAGTTGACTTTTCTATTTTTATGCCTGGTAATAGGCATCGGATTGGCAACCGCTCAGACGCGGCAAATAACAGGTACTGTTATTTCTGCTGAAGACGATCAGCCAGTCATTGGAGCGTCTGTCGTTGTTAAAGGAACTACCACTGGTACAGTAACTGATTTTGAAGGTAGATTTAGTCTAAATGTACCTTCTTCAGCCAAAACCCTAGTTTTTTCTTATATTGGGATGGCAAGTCAAGAGGTTGCAATAACTTCTAATATGAGAGTGTTGTTGAAATCAGATACTCAGAACTTGGATGAAGTTGTTGTAACGGCATACGGTGGGGTTATGAAAAAATCCACTTTGTCTGGAGCAGTTTCTCAAATTAAAGGAGAAAAACTTACAAACTTGCCTGTACAAAGTTTTGATCAGGCTATGGCAGGAAAGATGGCCGGTGTGCAAGTAACACAGTCTTCAGGGTTATTAGCTGACGGAGTAAGTGTGCGAATTAGAGGAACAAATTCAATTTCTTTATCATCTCAACCATTAGTTGTTATTGATGGTGTTCCAGTTACTGAAACAAGTAACCTAAACGTTTTTAATAGTGGTAATGGTACGCGTTTTAATCCTATGGCCACAATTAACCCTAACGACATTGAATCAATGGAAGTTCTAAAGGATGCTGCTGCTGCTGCATTATTTGGGTCAAGAGCTGCAAATGGAGTATTGTTAATTACAACTAAGAGAGGTAAAGAAGGAAAGGCGACAGTCTCTTATAACGGATATGTTGGTGTTTCTGAAGCGACAAGATTACCTAAACTTTTAGGGGGGCAAGATTTTATTGATATTAGTAATGAGAAAGCATCCAATAGATGGGGGGAAGGAACAGTTATTGCTGCTTGGGATGATAATAAAACTGAAACCAACTGGTTGGATAAAGTATTTAGAACGGGTTTTACTCATAACCATTCTATTTCCGTCTCTGGTGGAACAGAAAAAATTACGGCCTACGCTTCTGCTGATTGGGCAGATCAAAAAGGTATTACTATTGGTAATGATATGCAAAGAGGTTCTGTTCGCTTAAATACAGACGTACAGGCTAATTCTTGGTTGAAAGTTGGAATTTCTGCAAATTATTCACATACAAAAAATAACGGAGTATTGTCTGATGGATATCTTGCTGGTGCAACAGTTGCTGGATATAATGCTTTGCCAACTAGTGCTGAATATGTAGATGGAAAATATAATCTGGTTAATGGCCTGTTAGGCCCAGGAAATAATAAATATTCATATAAGGGGGTTAATACCTATTTGAATTCTTATTATCATCCTACAGCAACCATCGAATTACAAAGAAATAGAAATACTTCTGAAAGATTGTTAGGTAACATTTATGCCGAAGTTACTCCAATTAAAGGCTTGAAGTTAACTAGTAAATTCAATATTGACCATCTTAACAACTTTGAAGATCAATATAGTCATCCTGCAATTAATGGTTTAGGAAAATCTTACGGAGGTTTGGTTCAGGATAATATAGCATTTATTAAACAATGGAACTGGCAAAATTTTGCTAATTATAATTTTGTTGTTAACAATGACCATACATTTAATGTAATGGTTGGTATGGAATATCAATATAGAAAGTATCAGGACATATATGCTGGAGCAGGATCATTTGTATTTGATACATATCAGAACATTCTAGACGGTTTATATACTGAGAATTTTTCAGGTGGTACAATGAATTCTAGAGGTTTTAGTAGCTATTTTGGTCGTTTAAATTATAATTGGAAAAATAGATATATTGTAGAGGCTTCTATGCGTGCTGATGCATATTCTGGCTTTAGTAAATCTGGAAGAGTAGGATATTTCCCAGGTGCATCTGCTGCTTGGAGAATGAAGGAAGAAGATTTCATGAAGGATATCGAGATTATGAATGATCTCAAAGTAAGAGCAAGTTGGGGTATCGTTGGAAATAGTAATGTGGATCCATATGCAAGCCGTACTTTATTTGCTGGAGGTCAATACGCCGATATTAATGGCGTTAGCATGAGCCAGGTTGGTAACGATAAGCTTAAATGGGAACAAGTTGAAAAAATCGATTTAGGTTTCGATGTTAGCTTCTTCGATAGTAGACTTACTGCTTCTTTTGACTATTGGAGAACAAATGTAAAAGACATGATCCTAGATGCTCCGGTTATACATATTGCTGGTATTCCAGACTCAAAGATCACAACAAATATTGGAGCGATGAATAATAGAGGTATTGAGCTTCAATTAAATTCTGTAAATGTAACAACTTCTGATTTTACTTGGTCTTCATCTTTAAACCTTACTACAGTTAAGAATAAAGTAACTAAACTAGCTGGTTCTGATATTCTTGGTACTGCGAGCGTTATAGTTGGTGAGTCTTTAGGAGTATGGAGAGTATATCGCTATGCTGGAGTAGATCCTGAAACTGGTCGTGCAGGATATTATGATGCAAATAATAAAGTAAAGTATTATGATCCTAATTATTCAGTACCAACTGCTCAAAAATGGAAATATGCAGATGGGTCATTAGCATCACCTCTTGGAACAAGTGATCTATCTGTTGAAAGTGGCAAAACAGGAACACCTAAATGGTATGGTAATTTAGATAATACTGTTAAATATAAGGATTTTGACTTTACACTAGGATTGCAATTTGCAGGGGGACATTATTTGCTTAATCAGACGAGTAATGGATTAATGACTACATTGTTGAATAATAATATTGAACGAATTAAAGATCGTTGGACAACTGTGGGTCAGGTTACTGATATTCCAAAGCTTTATCATGGAGATAGAGTTTCTTTACCCGCTAACTCTACACTATGGTTAGAAAAAGCTGATTTTTTACGTGTACGTGATATTACTATTGGTTATAATCTACCAAAGTCACTGATAACTAAAGCCGGCATATCTATGTTGAGAGTTTATGTAAGAGGCTCTAATTTAGCGGTGTTAACTGGTTATACAGGAACTGACCCTGAGATTAGTACCAATAGAAACTCAAATTACTCAGTTGGATTTGATAATCGTTCTGTTCCTTATCCAAGAACCTTTACATTTGGTTTAAATATTACGCTATAA
- a CDS encoding SusD/RagB family nutrient-binding outer membrane lipoprotein, which produces MKSLLYKFLFVTALFTAVSCEDFETVNSDPNNPKEVPTNMIMAGVQKQIMDNVYDNWFSGRQSLVYSQYWAQRNYTEEDRYQIRESVNNNYFNYLYQSAANLEEIIKLNTDEATAVKMSAYGANANQIAASKILKVWLFQVMTDTWGSIPYTEASKLKEGLYYPKYDDQKEIYTSLIKELTDAANMIDESEPAFVSGDRIYGGDATKWKRFANSLKCRLAIHVSKVDSNWKTYIAEALASGVFQGNADNAAYQYSSTAPEQCGFYIGYFEDKRNDFTITRPFVDILKGQRDTLNAKSHPWEGVIDPRLPIYTTSRNGAYVGMPYGIPSNTVTSAMRNAAPSWYSTTNHPLCLNADFTVPLMTYAELQFILCEYKGYTAEEYKKGIQASIDYWGTLFGSVPDASGYIDAVSTTVNAETLALQKYIDLYMNGTEAWVEYRRTGYPTQILKPGEISVISGGEEIPFSTLSDTKGDIISRVKYPTNESTLNAQSFTDAVAKLQDGSNNYYSKMFWDVRTTSNPHPANK; this is translated from the coding sequence ATGAAAAGTTTATTATATAAATTTCTTTTCGTTACAGCATTGTTTACTGCTGTATCGTGTGAGGATTTTGAGACTGTAAATTCAGATCCCAACAATCCCAAAGAAGTGCCTACCAATATGATTATGGCGGGTGTACAAAAACAAATCATGGACAATGTATATGATAACTGGTTTAGCGGTCGCCAGAGCTTGGTGTATAGCCAATATTGGGCACAACGTAACTATACGGAAGAAGACCGTTACCAGATTCGTGAAAGTGTAAACAACAACTATTTTAATTATCTGTACCAAAGTGCAGCCAATCTGGAGGAAATTATTAAACTAAATACTGACGAAGCAACAGCGGTTAAAATGTCAGCTTATGGTGCTAATGCCAATCAGATTGCTGCTTCTAAGATTCTAAAAGTTTGGTTGTTTCAGGTGATGACAGACACATGGGGTTCCATCCCTTATACAGAAGCATCTAAGCTGAAAGAAGGATTGTATTATCCAAAGTATGATGATCAGAAGGAAATATATACTTCACTGATTAAAGAACTTACTGATGCAGCAAACATGATTGACGAGAGTGAGCCCGCTTTTGTAAGTGGAGATCGTATCTATGGTGGTGATGCTACAAAATGGAAACGTTTTGCCAATTCATTGAAATGTCGTTTGGCAATCCACGTGTCTAAAGTTGATTCTAACTGGAAAACGTACATTGCAGAAGCGCTTGCAAGTGGAGTATTCCAAGGTAATGCTGATAATGCTGCTTATCAATATTCATCTACAGCTCCTGAACAATGTGGCTTTTATATCGGATACTTCGAAGATAAACGTAACGACTTCACAATTACCCGTCCATTTGTTGATATATTGAAAGGTCAGAGAGATACATTAAATGCAAAATCTCACCCATGGGAAGGTGTTATTGATCCACGTTTGCCAATCTACACTACATCAAGAAACGGTGCTTATGTAGGTATGCCTTATGGTATTCCAAGCAACACGGTTACTTCAGCTATGAGAAATGCAGCTCCGTCGTGGTATAGTACAACCAATCATCCGTTATGTTTAAATGCTGATTTTACTGTGCCATTGATGACTTATGCCGAGTTGCAATTTATTCTGTGTGAATATAAAGGTTATACAGCTGAAGAGTATAAGAAAGGAATTCAGGCATCAATCGACTATTGGGGTACTTTGTTTGGATCTGTTCCAGATGCATCGGGATATATTGATGCAGTAAGTACAACGGTGAATGCTGAAACTTTAGCATTGCAGAAGTATATTGATCTTTACATGAACGGAACAGAAGCTTGGGTTGAGTACCGTCGTACGGGATACCCGACTCAGATTCTAAAACCTGGAGAGATTTCTGTAATTTCAGGAGGAGAAGAAATACCATTCTCTACTTTGTCAGATACCAAGGGTGATATTATCTCTCGTGTAAAATATCCTACTAACGAAAGTACATTGAATGCACAGAGTTTTACTGATGCTGTAGCCAAACTTCAGGATGGTAGCAACAACTATTATTCAAAGATGTTCTGGGATGTACGAACTACATCAAATCCTCATCCGGCTAACAAATAA
- a CDS encoding SusC/RagA family TonB-linked outer membrane protein, translating to MKKLTFLFLCLVLGIGLATAQTKEVSGTVISAEDAMPVIGASVVVKGTTTGTVSDYDGKFSLNVPTSAKTLVISYIGMESQEVAIVPNMKVTLKSDTQNLEEVVVTGYGVMKKAAFTGAAQVVGGDNLTKRTDANFMKSLEGSVAGLQISSFTGQPGAFAATTIRGKGSVNSGTEPLYVIDGIAIYSDKMGVNSASGSGDMAASPMANINPNDIESITVLKDATATAIYGARAANGVIVVTTKKGAQGKARFNFSAKAGTSFVNALDHNYKTVNLDRYKEIWKEGLMNSGDAENMDEAESVLNYYVDGYYGVNLAENIQSVDWLDAVLQNGTTQDYNLSVQGGNESMRYYISGGYFENTGVLIGTGMKRYSGRVSLDGNQGRLGYGLSVSGALSDIDNSMTESQYINPIVAVYDLRPFQQIRNADGSYNLDAYYNPVAINDKENGDKRNQKQTTLVVNPYVTYKLTDNLTWKTNAGLSLIDLNEFFYSSKYNPQYSDSGLMGEKNLERATTYSITNTLNFVNTFNEVHNINVLLGQEAQKVAFNQVYAAASGYPSDAVFELDNASTPVSAGSMKKASTLSSFFMNAEYNYNNKYYGSASLRYDGSSRFGANNQWAPFWSLGAKYRISEEDFMENTKEWLSDLTIRGSYGTVGNQDIGYYAAMGLYSYGYSYNSKPGAVPTQISNPDLKWETVAKADIGLNAVLFNRFTVELDYYNQRTKDMIFDVPLSFTTGFSSVMKNVGEMENQGFEFLVNTNVMKTDEFRWDVNLTGTLNRNKIVKLATDKPIENTTTIRKVGEAYNTFYMAEYAGVDPETGSPLWYKGKEGKETTSNINEAGQRIVGSADPKFYGGVGMNFKYKNFDLSLDASYTLGNKVYNSGFAYDMQVGHYFLGPVSNYVYENRWQKPGDITNVPKFEAGSSSNAEAHSTRFLMSGSYLRMKSIVFGYTLPTKLLAQAGISNLRVYASADNLFTITSSDYIGFDPQTRPTGFQSWSYPVPTNIMFGINLGF from the coding sequence ATGAAGAAGTTGACTTTTCTATTTTTATGCCTTGTGCTAGGCATCGGATTGGCAACCGCCCAGACGAAAGAGGTATCAGGTACCGTTATTTCGGCTGAAGACGCAATGCCGGTAATCGGGGCTTCTGTTGTTGTAAAAGGAACAACTACAGGAACCGTATCCGATTATGATGGAAAATTTAGTCTGAATGTTCCAACATCAGCTAAAACGTTGGTAATTTCTTATATCGGAATGGAAAGCCAGGAAGTGGCTATTGTTCCGAATATGAAAGTTACATTAAAATCAGATACTCAGAATCTGGAAGAAGTAGTGGTAACCGGTTATGGCGTTATGAAGAAAGCAGCTTTCACCGGAGCAGCTCAGGTTGTAGGGGGTGATAACCTTACAAAGAGAACCGATGCTAACTTCATGAAATCGCTGGAAGGAAGCGTAGCTGGTCTTCAGATAAGCAGCTTTACCGGTCAGCCGGGTGCATTCGCGGCAACAACCATTCGAGGAAAAGGATCTGTAAACTCAGGCACAGAACCTTTATATGTTATCGATGGAATTGCTATCTATTCAGACAAAATGGGGGTAAACAGTGCATCTGGAAGCGGTGATATGGCTGCAAGTCCGATGGCTAATATCAATCCTAATGATATCGAAAGTATTACCGTACTGAAAGATGCTACAGCAACAGCTATCTACGGAGCCAGAGCAGCTAATGGTGTAATTGTTGTTACAACAAAGAAGGGTGCTCAGGGAAAAGCCCGTTTTAATTTCAGTGCCAAGGCAGGAACAAGCTTTGTAAACGCACTAGATCATAACTATAAAACCGTTAATCTGGATCGTTATAAGGAAATCTGGAAGGAAGGTCTTATGAACTCCGGTGACGCTGAAAATATGGATGAAGCAGAGAGTGTACTAAATTACTATGTTGACGGCTATTACGGTGTAAATCTGGCAGAAAATATTCAAAGTGTGGATTGGCTGGATGCTGTTTTGCAAAACGGAACAACGCAAGATTACAACCTTAGTGTTCAGGGTGGTAACGAATCTATGCGTTATTACATCAGTGGAGGCTACTTTGAAAACACAGGTGTACTGATTGGTACAGGGATGAAGCGTTATTCCGGACGTGTAAGTCTGGATGGCAACCAGGGCCGTTTAGGCTATGGCCTTTCTGTGAGCGGAGCATTGTCGGATATCGACAACAGTATGACCGAAAGTCAGTATATCAATCCGATCGTTGCAGTATACGACCTTCGCCCTTTCCAGCAAATTAGAAATGCCGACGGATCGTATAATTTGGATGCTTACTATAACCCAGTAGCAATTAATGATAAGGAAAATGGCGACAAGCGTAATCAGAAGCAAACAACTTTGGTTGTTAATCCGTATGTAACCTATAAGCTTACGGATAACCTGACTTGGAAAACCAATGCAGGTTTAAGCCTTATCGACCTGAATGAGTTTTTCTACAGTTCAAAATACAACCCCCAATACTCAGACAGTGGTCTAATGGGAGAGAAAAATCTGGAACGTGCAACTACCTATTCTATTACTAATACATTGAACTTTGTAAATACATTTAATGAAGTACACAATATAAATGTATTACTAGGACAGGAAGCTCAGAAGGTAGCTTTCAATCAGGTTTATGCTGCAGCAAGCGGATATCCCAGCGATGCAGTATTCGAGTTGGACAATGCTTCTACGCCTGTTAGTGCCGGATCTATGAAAAAGGCAAGTACACTTTCCTCTTTCTTTATGAATGCAGAATACAACTATAATAATAAGTATTATGGATCTGCTTCTTTAAGATATGATGGTTCATCTCGTTTCGGTGCCAATAACCAATGGGCTCCCTTCTGGTCGCTCGGTGCTAAATACCGTATTTCAGAAGAAGACTTTATGGAGAACACCAAAGAATGGTTATCTGATCTTACCATTCGTGGTAGTTACGGTACCGTAGGTAACCAGGATATTGGTTATTATGCAGCTATGGGTCTTTATAGCTATGGATATTCGTACAATTCAAAACCCGGAGCTGTTCCTACGCAGATTTCAAATCCGGATTTGAAATGGGAGACTGTAGCAAAAGCAGATATCGGTTTGAATGCTGTATTGTTCAACCGTTTCACAGTAGAGCTAGACTACTACAATCAACGTACCAAGGACATGATTTTTGATGTGCCTTTGTCATTTACTACAGGATTCTCTTCTGTAATGAAGAATGTTGGCGAAATGGAGAATCAGGGATTTGAATTCCTTGTAAATACAAATGTAATGAAGACCGACGAATTCAGATGGGATGTAAATCTAACCGGGACCCTAAATCGTAATAAGATTGTCAAACTGGCAACAGACAAACCTATCGAAAATACAACGACTATCCGTAAAGTTGGCGAAGCATACAACACTTTCTATATGGCAGAATATGCAGGAGTTGATCCCGAAACAGGTTCTCCCCTTTGGTATAAAGGTAAAGAAGGTAAAGAAACTACTTCCAATATTAACGAAGCCGGTCAGCGTATCGTTGGTTCTGCCGATCCAAAGTTTTATGGTGGTGTTGGCATGAACTTCAAATACAAGAATTTTGATTTATCGCTCGATGCAAGCTATACCTTGGGTAATAAAGTATATAACTCCGGTTTTGCATACGATATGCAGGTGGGACATTACTTCCTGGGCCCGGTTTCCAACTATGTTTACGAAAACCGCTGGCAGAAACCAGGCGACATAACCAATGTTCCTAAATTTGAAGCAGGTAGCAGCTCAAACGCTGAGGCTCACTCTACCCGATTCCTGATGAGCGGTTCTTACCTGCGCATGAAGTCAATCGTATTTGGTTATACATTGCCAACCAAGCTTCTTGCACAAGCCGGAATCTCCAACTTAAGAGTATATGCTTCGGCTGACAACCTGTTTACTATCACTTCAAGTGATTACATCGGGTTTGATCCTCAAACAAGACCAACCGGATTCCAATCATGGTCTTATCCTGTACCAACCAATATCATGTTTGGTATTAATTTAGGTTTTTAA
- a CDS encoding RagB/SusD family nutrient uptake outer membrane protein, with the protein MRLIHKYIGLVCASILFFTSCESDVLDNNPYYMGDSADQIFSDPVKIAAASVGLYDALQNSEFLGGRAQIYVDARGIDLNPPTFFGNLSTFQPTSSDATIEDAWQGAYRTIYECNLFLKGIEGAKAASVITESEYKTYSAEAKFIRGVVYFYTLNFWGQMYAKESENLGVPLVLQAFDGGSAFTEAIKITRSTIDDCYKQIISDFEYAEQNLSDTRDDVYEGRATATSSAAQAMLCRTYLYMKDNAKAIAYANKLDGKYSLESTTITNLTNPAASSEVIFFIAMNISDNPNTNNALGQHYGKDARADITVNSDYLNLFSNTDKRKTDVVVQKGGNWYCNKYQNGTKDWAPIIRYAEILLNKAEALVKSSNTVDAGAVSLLNQVHGRSDSGVTYSTSDFANAQALLDEILKERRRELAFEGHGSFDLFRNGKGIPAGRGSASTPALEYPNNYFALPIPNSDIEKAGANVLKQNKGY; encoded by the coding sequence ATGAGATTAATACATAAATACATAGGATTAGTATGTGCGTCTATTTTATTTTTCACATCGTGTGAGAGTGACGTGCTTGATAATAACCCATACTATATGGGCGATTCTGCCGATCAGATTTTCTCTGATCCAGTTAAAATCGCGGCAGCATCTGTAGGTTTATACGATGCACTTCAAAATTCTGAATTTTTAGGTGGACGTGCGCAAATTTATGTTGATGCTAGAGGCATTGATCTGAATCCTCCAACTTTCTTTGGAAACTTGTCAACCTTTCAGCCAACTTCTAGCGATGCTACTATAGAGGATGCTTGGCAAGGTGCATACCGTACGATTTACGAATGTAATTTATTTTTAAAGGGAATAGAAGGTGCAAAAGCTGCTTCTGTTATAACTGAAAGTGAATATAAAACTTATTCTGCTGAAGCGAAGTTTATTCGTGGTGTTGTTTACTTCTATACCCTAAATTTTTGGGGACAGATGTATGCTAAAGAATCTGAAAATTTAGGAGTTCCTCTTGTTTTGCAGGCATTCGATGGTGGATCAGCGTTTACCGAAGCTATTAAAATCACACGTTCAACAATTGATGATTGTTATAAACAAATAATTAGTGATTTTGAATATGCTGAGCAAAATCTTTCTGACACAAGGGATGATGTTTACGAAGGAAGAGCAACAGCAACTTCTAGTGCTGCTCAAGCTATGCTATGTCGTACATATCTTTATATGAAAGATAATGCAAAGGCGATTGCTTATGCTAATAAATTGGACGGAAAGTATTCTCTGGAATCAACTACAATTACAAATTTAACAAATCCAGCTGCATCATCTGAAGTTATCTTCTTTATTGCAATGAATATATCGGATAACCCTAATACAAACAATGCATTAGGACAGCATTATGGAAAAGATGCACGTGCTGATATCACAGTTAATTCGGATTATTTAAATTTATTTTCAAATACTGATAAGAGAAAAACGGATGTTGTAGTTCAAAAGGGCGGCAACTGGTATTGCAATAAATATCAAAATGGAACTAAAGACTGGGCTCCAATTATTCGATATGCTGAAATTTTATTGAATAAGGCTGAAGCTCTTGTAAAAAGTTCAAATACTGTTGATGCTGGTGCTGTATCTCTTTTAAATCAGGTTCATGGTCGATCAGATTCTGGTGTAACTTACTCAACTTCAGATTTTGCGAATGCTCAAGCTTTATTAGATGAAATATTAAAAGAACGAAGAAGAGAGTTAGCCTTTGAAGGTCATGGAAGTTTCGACTTATTTAGAAATGGAAAGGGAATTCCTGCGGGACGTGGTAGTGCTAGTACTCCAGCATTAGAATATCCTAATAATTATTTTGCGCTTCCAATACCTAATTCTGATATTGAAAAAGCCGGAGCAAATGTTCTAAAACAAAATAAGGGATATTAA
- a CDS encoding RagB/SusD family nutrient uptake outer membrane protein codes for MKNIFLIALSGMLMISSVSCDDFLTETPSVSIPDNQAFNTSQDYTNALNGLYQTLGRYSFLGRNILAMGDASSDLAAHTAATSHFYNIFRYQVLDTNTYLEEIWGTGYYAIDRASRIIAASETSAQFTESESVVVNRCVAQAYAVRALSSFYLVNYFGLPYSDANKSTLGIVNVTKPVAAFEQIKRSTVGENYDQILSDIAKAKEYFAKEGVEDVDYIFMNKAAVSALEARVKLYMKDYNGAIVAANQAIALKDGAIVSSKEDYIQLYRSLVISSEDIFVIAKSATDYLSANSLNTLYGDYGMSLNESTIAEYPSTDIRLALLGGEWKGGKMAGVFANNQVSNLPVFRLPEMYLTLAEAYAKTNKFAEAKQSLLEVAAKRNPALEDSDIPEDATIISFINKERKLELAQEGHRFLDARRLGEKISVGNGTYKNFDVSKFVYPIPAKEVNAGFGVVQTTAWDVNLPK; via the coding sequence ATGAAAAATATATTTTTGATCGCACTTTCAGGAATGCTGATGATAAGCTCTGTTTCTTGCGATGATTTTCTTACGGAAACACCGTCGGTATCCATTCCGGACAATCAGGCATTTAATACCTCGCAAGATTATACAAATGCATTGAATGGACTGTATCAAACATTGGGCCGTTATTCTTTCTTAGGAAGAAACATTCTTGCTATGGGAGATGCCTCTTCTGATTTGGCAGCACATACTGCTGCTACCTCACATTTCTATAATATTTTCAGATACCAGGTATTGGATACCAATACATATCTGGAGGAAATTTGGGGAACAGGGTATTATGCCATTGACCGTGCATCACGTATCATAGCAGCATCAGAAACTTCGGCTCAGTTTACCGAATCGGAATCTGTTGTGGTAAATCGTTGTGTTGCTCAAGCTTATGCTGTAAGAGCATTAAGTTCATTTTATTTGGTAAACTATTTTGGTTTACCATACTCGGATGCCAATAAGTCTACATTAGGAATTGTAAATGTAACAAAGCCGGTTGCAGCTTTCGAACAGATAAAGAGAAGTACTGTAGGTGAGAACTACGACCAGATTCTTTCAGACATTGCCAAGGCAAAAGAATATTTTGCCAAGGAGGGAGTGGAAGATGTAGATTATATATTTATGAACAAAGCAGCTGTTTCTGCATTGGAGGCTCGGGTTAAACTGTATATGAAAGACTACAACGGAGCCATCGTTGCCGCAAACCAAGCAATTGCATTGAAAGATGGAGCTATTGTGTCAAGTAAAGAAGACTATATCCAACTGTACCGTTCGCTTGTGATTTCATCCGAAGATATATTTGTAATAGCTAAATCGGCCACCGATTATTTGTCGGCTAATTCATTAAATACATTATATGGAGACTATGGTATGTCTTTAAATGAATCGACAATCGCCGAATACCCTTCTACAGATATTCGCCTTGCATTGCTTGGTGGGGAATGGAAGGGCGGAAAGATGGCCGGTGTCTTTGCGAACAATCAGGTTTCAAATTTACCTGTTTTCCGTTTACCCGAAATGTATTTGACGCTTGCTGAAGCCTATGCAAAGACTAACAAATTTGCTGAAGCTAAACAAAGTTTGCTGGAAGTAGCTGCTAAGCGTAATCCTGCGTTGGAAGATTCGGACATTCCTGAAGATGCAACAATTATTTCGTTTATAAACAAAGAGCGAAAATTGGAATTAGCACAAGAAGGACACCGTTTTCTGGATGCACGCCGTTTAGGTGAGAAAATCAGCGTAGGCAATGGTACCTATAAGAATTTTGATGTATCCAAGTTTGTATATCCAATACCTGCTAAGGAGGTGAATGCAGGCTTTGGAGTTGTTCAAACAACTGCCTGGGATGTCAATTTGCCCAAATAA